ctaatttgagagaaataccataaaatcaaggaatttgatgaattcaaggaaaaataggaaaaataataataaaataataaatcaaagagcgtgtgggaccgtctagggcatggccggtcggctagtggcccgatcccacaagttttcataattttattttattttattattatatgatgatttgtgcaaaaaaataccatgaaatcaaggagttttttcatgaaattaaagatataataataataataataaaaaataataaagaaccgtggggtgtggggccggctgggaccaaggcatggccggttggccaatggtcacgccccacactcctttccttaattttatattatttgttatggatttatggaagtaccatgaaaccgaggagcttcctcgagacgaaggagatttgatcagatgagagaattttcatcaaatcatggaaaataataaaaatgtactaaacatataaaactagcgtggaactgaccacgacacggtcggtaggtcgtgtgtccgtgttcccagcaccttggtcaatatttttaattatttattattttcttccctattttgcataggttcatcgtttcgttgtattttgaaatactcgttcgtgcggtgactgttagtgtatcgtcgttgaatacactttcaccacttgaatcggggcttacttagaggtagctcatactcccggttgttgattatttattactaattgtggaattcagtggagaataattcacaaaactgagtaataagatgtttattattaattcataggatcagctgaggattcgactacgaattcagaataataaagcgagcattaccattccatgggatcatagattcgaccatagaatcagagtaattaagatttatctattaccatttatgagaccagttgtggattcgatcatgaaatcagagtaatcagataatatagttattgttattttatgagatcaagccgtggattcgatcatagaatcaaaacaattgtttattgccattccatgggaccagtcgtggattcgaccatggaataggagcaataatagattattctgggaattcaataatgaatgtcacggcagaattaatcttaattaggaataattaactttgtggctctatactagcagagcaagctgtctaggagcattaattatcccgatatgagcttgtcggtaagtcatatcctttatatagtcagggtaaactcgttgtttgttcctgaagacgttatcgctctatactagcagagcaagctgtctaggagccgtccatctcgtgatactatatagaaataatcactgaaagtgttcagtattcatgagatatgtcgttgtccagtcatgagactacatatatacatgtaccatgagagaaagtactctccgttgagaattcgatgagagacccgtgtatcaatactcacgtctgattgctggatcagagcttcgtataattatgagtttacgattttagcccttgtcgaaaatccaccatctacaatgatGAATCAAACAACGATGAAGTAGTGCCACTTCATTAATTAATGTATTAACTTTAATTTTAATGACAATGTAAGAGTTCAgttaagatgaatgaagttgtagTAGTTTTTCATTAATTGGATTTTTGAATTACATAAAACTTGACAACATCCATTGGAATTAAACATCACATTAAAACTTGACAAGATCCATTGAAATTACATTTAACAAGAGAAACATCCCATTAAAACTAACAGCCTGTACGAGTTATGAGAAACTCCTTACGAATTTGGAAATGCGCttcgtattaaaaaaaaatcgttccatcttcgccattcgtcTCGTGTTCGTACTCCCAATTCAGCATTGGTGTCACCTCTAAGACCACAATCCGTCTCATAGCTATAAAATCCACAAGATCATTTTTGATAGTCATGAATCGACAAAAAAAAGTAGCCTGATCCCGGTTATGAGGATTACCTGTCTATGTGCAGAAGGTTTCATGAATTTTACCCTAATAACTCGTACTGAGTAAACCACTCATCCGTCGTTCTTCACCTCTGTTTGGGTAGTATATTACATAgtttctacaaagagataaatcttcatcttcaataaaGTAAGGATCACCCATAAATTGCCCAGAAACTAGAGAATATCTTGAGTAAAGgtgtgattttgaaatggatgaaTTGGTAGGTATATATAGGGATTTTGGCGATAGATTCTAGGACGCTCGGTACATAGTAGACCACTTCTTTTAGTGAAAAACGTAAACTAGAAATTTAAACGTTTCAAACAATAACCATAAACTTGAAAATTTAAAACGATTCGAACAATTTCAAAACTAAACCACGAACTAACAACTAAACTTACAACAAACAATTGTAAAAATAAAATGATCTTTTGCCCTCCACTTCTTTCATACTCAGCCCACATATTTGCTATGAGATCTTCCCTTAACCTGTCATACATCGCTTTGTTCTCAATGTGACTAGTCATTTGCGCACAGTTCCTTGCAGGTAATTGTCTTTATGGTTGAATCTCATGCCTTAAGTCTTCATCTGCATGGTTAGTCCAATCCTTATTACGACGAGTTTcttgaattaccatgttatgcataATTATGCAAGTCAGCATAATCTTTTGCATTTCACAAGCACTTAGACCACGATAAGGCCCACAAATGATGGCGAAATTCTGCATTAGAATTCCAAAAGCCCATTTCACATCCTTTCTCAATTTCATTTCTCTACTATTAAAACCTGAGTATGAACGACCCATTTGACCGGCAGGGGGCTGACGGTAACGCTGAACTAAAGATAAATTCCATCTGCAAGATAATACCCATGAGTGTAACGATAACCGTTTATGGTGAAATTTACAACAAAGGCGACTTGCGTCAAACATTTATATCGTTATGAGATCCTGGAAGACAAAAAAAAagcgtgccatatccaacaatcataagaagcagcaaCCTCAAGAATAACCGTTGGTTTTGCATAGTGACCGTTATACTGACTGGCCCAATAGGTAGGGCTTCCAgtccatacccaatgcatgcagtcaagactacccagCATTCCTGGAAATCCCGTTTTCTGATTTtgctttaatatttctctaacatctgcatcaattggttttcgtaaatagtttgggccaaaatgattaatcattgctATGCAAAACAACCAAAGATACTTGTATGGAGTTGGTTTTCCCATCAAAGGTTCTCGTTTTGTTAGAATCCGGAGGTTTGCCATACCCTAGAACCCTTAAGGCCGAAGTAACATTTTGTTTACGGCTATGACCTATAACATTATTcggtgcatcatactgataattaaattgaggttctacctgaCAAAGCTCGCCAATAATCTTTTGCAACAAATGTCGGGGCATGCAAAATCGGCATCGGAAATCTTCATTAGAAATCACATAGtcaggaagaaaataatcgtgcatcaactTCTCGTGGAAATCATCCCGACCCCggtacgtatatcttcttgtgaaTATTTCCCTTAGTTGGATCTCTAGGTATCTTCCCCGATCAATATAGTTGCAACAAAGTGTTGGTTAGTTCTCTATCTTCATTTGACTCATCATCGATTGTCGCAACGCCTGAACTAAtgatgatattttcaatgatgttgtagtaaagagttcgttgaggcttgtgaaggcaatgaattctagacttaatagaacttaaaaatatagaaaacttaactcaaaattgatttcaagtgattggaaaataaccaagatactagaatccactattacacataaatgatgtcaaatatttcataactctaattatccttttaatcctttatttcttaatccacaaataatcaaacatattctcaaaatttaattatatcccttaagcatagattatctaaccaaagcataacctatctaattgaatcacaactaatgaagaaaattatgtaaacttttaagaactctgcaaaagcagtgattgagtgaattataattaaatattagagaaaatgaaatagtaacccattgttcatgtgtgaatagcttcatccattgccttggttacgacagaactagccgctcatcatgttggaaacacgctcaaaagttgatttcatttatgctcaaagggttacaaatgatgaataagggagaattataataaaaatcgggttttcaacgcttataactgttgcaaaagccgttacaaagagccgttactgttgctgttgcgtttttaagtctgcctgtaaactacgacccacaaaatgagtcgctgtcactgttcaaaaacgactgctggtgcaggtccgttcttcgtgttcttcagttttgcagcagcagaaatggcagctctgcaaatttgatttttcgctctatggtgctctttttctctcccaatctctccgtccctcttctgctcgaccccagtagcctatttatacacctttggactaagaatcttcgctcattactccagaaaatcttcccatatctcgacagtaaagaaaaaataataaaggaaattttctttcctttctcgcctcttcacacgcctgctgatgtcgatatactctcagggcattgttttcacgttccaccagaagtaaaactctatcaatgcacacgccaactacacagaactcgtgatggagcaaccaaaacccgagcaaccctgttttcttcactgccgattatccaaccaaatccggatgattttgaagcccataccacgctagtatatctcagtcaagtgttcccgtgaagttttagccattgaatcatagtataacatcttcaaatttcgatcgaaaattctcagagagctaccacatttttcccgccaatttttaagtttcaaacgaagaagatggtgtccccctaaccagctgtagggtgcgaatagcagctgccttttgggggtgccccttagtaattgaggtgccccttaaccaaatctgggctccttatagcaagtgtcctcctgggggtgttccgagtgatttttcgagccgacttttccaacaatatttattttccaaaaatacctaaaaatacacaaaacaccataataaggacgaaaacgagtaccaacaatacgaaacattgaggacaaattagacacataaatgcgtctatcaactaaCATTCGTTATTGTTCTTCAAACCGATCCATATGAATACGCACCTCTTCGTCAGAAGAATCCATTAATTTGAAACTTGAAAAATAAGTAAACCGAGGATTAAGGTGCAAAAGAATAGGATGATAGTGATTAGTGAAAAAATGAAATATGATTAAATTAAATTTAATGGGGTGCATTTATAAGGAGAGGCGGGGAAGATGTTACATCATTATTTACTAAGCGGTCGCGATCGAAGCTCGATAACCAACAATATAGCCTCCACTGTTCGATAAAGACTCGACCGCTTAACTATGTTCCCCTAGGCCAGCTGGCATGGCATACGAGTAGGTTAGCCACCCCATACGAACCGGTCTATCACACGTGTACTTTGTAGTATAAAGTTTTCGAAGTGCTTTTTGGAAACAGAAATGTTTGGTGTACCGCGACAATGTACCCTGATGTGCACCGTGACATTTGTGTGAGAGAAAAATAAGTGGTGGATCCCACCATTAATCCCACCCCTGCAAATCTCCCCCAGAGCTTCCCTAATAACCCTTGGATCACAGTGCACATCACGGTGGTGTGCTTGGGTACGTGTATCATTTCTCTTTTGGAAAGAAATACCAAACGGGGTCTAAATTTTATAGTTCGAAACTGAGTTAAGCCAGAAAGTCCAACCGATCTCAATTTGAAGTAAACCGTAATATTTCCGACCAAACACCCACTTCCTTTACTATTGCAGTGCTGAGATAACTAGGGTAGATTCGTTCGTTAAAATtcgaagagaaagagagaaaggaAGAGAAACAGAGATGTCTTCTCACGGTAACTCTTCTTCAGCGGCAAGCGATCCAAGGCAACCATCAACAGCGAGACCATACAAACCTCCAACAGTACTTCCACAAGATCTACCTTTTGATTACTCTGGTTTCATTGCTATTATATGTGGTGTCACAGGTGTTATGTTCAGGGTATGATGTTATtcttatttctcttttctttataaACTTTTAGGAAATTTAGGGATTATTATTTCAAGGCATGGTTCTCCGAGATCGATAGAAAATTGACACTTTTCGGAATTATAGTTGCGGGTAATTATAGTTGCCAGGTGAAAAGATATCGAATTTTAGGATCTGGGGATGGCTTAGTCAATTCTTGTGATCTAGGTTTATCTAGCTTTCGATCTACTtttggatttctttttttttcttttttttttaatttgaggaTTTTGCTTCTGAATTTTGATATAAATTCTCAATGTGTTATGGAAGGTCAGCGCAATTCATATCTCAAACATTTGCCCTTTTCTGAACTCTATCTACTGTGGATATTGGACCTGATTGTTTCATTTCACTgtggtgtctttgtattacacatTATACTACTTCTGTTTCAGTATGACCATTACAACTTGACATATCAATTAGCAGTATCCATTAGAAAGATTATTAAGTTCTCCATCAAAGGATCTTTTTTGTGCTACATTAGGATTCTAAGCTCCATACTTATCGTTGTACTATCAATGTACCAGTAGATTTTTAATGCTAAAAACTAAAAAGTGCTGCACCAATATCTCAAAAGTCAAACGATCCTCATCAGTCATTCTCTtgttaattggtgtgaccatggTAGACAAATTCCATGGAAGAGTATATAATTTCTTTTTTTGGACTCGCTGAAGCTCATTTTTGAACTTTTAATTTACTGTTTAAGCTCACAATTACCATTGGTATCTTTTGCAGTACAAACTTTGCTCTTGGCTCGCTATAATCTTCTGTGCGCAGTCACTGGCAAGCATGAAGAACTTTGAAAACGATCTTAAACAGATATCCATGGCCATGATGTACGTATAGTTCACCTTCATAATATATCTCTAAAATTCGACTCATTTTTGTTAATATCTCCTCTCTTTACTCTGCATATATATCCATATTGATTCAGCTTGCAGATAAAAGTCATGGTATATGTTATAGGTCCTTGATATTCAATTTTTCTCTAGTAGTAGGACGTAGACTTTGGAAACATGGTGCTTCCCTATGCCAAATATAGCAGATTTAGATGATATGTTATTCCTTCTTTTCATGATTGTGAATCTGAATCCTGAACTCCCATTTTGCCTGTCTTACGAAACTCATCCCTATGccaaatattgcaaataaatgttTTCATTGAGAAACTATGGGGTATTTGGTTTTCTTATGTACAACAACTAGTTCCTTTTTTATGTATACTCTTGTTGTGGTTGTTTCTTGCCTGAAATACATTTTGTGTGGGCTCTCAGAATGTCGTAGGAATCAattaatctttgaaaatataacgTGCTGCTTCAAAGTTGAATTCAGATTCTAAAGAACAATGGTGTGATTGAAGTTGTACTCTTACAGATTTGTCAAAGTATAAAATGAAAGGTGTCGCTGTAACATTGAGTGAAAAGGGCCAAATGTAGTAGACAGATGAGACGAGTTCGACCTCCACAATAAGTGATGCAAGTTTTAGTTGCGAGAATCTTATGTCCATGTAATTTTGTGGGATGTGGATCACGATGTCTTGATGGACAGACCTTCAACTATTCAATCTCTGGCAATGGCGTGTTGTATCTTCTAGGATTCCTGCCTAGTATTATTTCCTATCACGCAATCCCTTTCTGATATTGGACACATGACTTTGTCTATTTTGAATTTATATAGTTCATTTTAAAAGTATATAAATATAAACTATACATGATGAAGTGTTCCCCGCAGAATCTCAAACGTTGTTGTGGTCTATTGCAGGTTTGCTATCATGGGACTGGTGACAAACTACTTCGGCCCTGCTCGACCAGGCACCCAGAGTTAACCTTCACAACAGCGCTGGAAGTTTGAAGAGCCTAATGTAGCTGCAGACATATTATCTTTCTGGATGACTgtcttcataaaaaaaaaatttgatgggATATTAGTACTAGAATTAATTTCTTTTTTCCATTTGTAGCGTGACATGAATAATTTGATCATTGCTATGCTGATTGTGTTTAACATATTTATGAAGATTATCCAGTGTAAATTGGTGCATGATCATTAAGTAGTAAGAAATAATATGCTTAAACCGGATTCAAGACAAAGGTTTTCAAAAATAGTGGTGATTTTGTGGAGGACTTGACAAAAGTCGGCAATAGCTCAAGTATGAAGTTTGGAACAGTTCCTTAATTTTGTGGGGGGATGAACGATCTGGTATCAAAGAAACCCTCAACTTAAAAAATTTCGATTTGTTATGGGTGCGTCTTGGTATTCACCCAGCCTGAAAAGGTCTCGGTAACTTTAGAACATCAAATGGATAATCAAGTGTTAATCCTGTTCCAAAATGGTATATCATAGACTGTTGGATAATCGTAGCACATACAATTTGCATAACCTTTGATGAATGTATGACTCATTTAATCGGTATATGAAGAACAGGAATAAATCACTGTAATCAATTGTCCCTAAATAAGGTGTATTAACTGCCATCACCATCTGCAGTATAATGACAAACAGTTTCTGAATACTACCCCTACACCAAAGGCTCGGTGAAATAGACATGTTTGTGAAGATGCGGACAACCTGCACCTGGACAGAAAGACCCTATGAAGCTTTACTGTTCCCtggaattgtattaggaaataatatgggAAAGtccatatttaggagatatgcacattaagttgtgagagttatattaggaaagtgtctatgtttagagtttgatcttagttaggaaagtacatTGAGTGGATGTCAAGTTtctgaacaatataaataggctgttgagccatgaaaattgatataccaaattattatcaatgtagctttttatgcttccgcgtttatgctctcctctctcttgctcgatccttaacatggtatcagagcgggtgagagggagagaggagagaaagaattagagaattGTTTTTTTTCGAAAAAGTTAGTGTGAGTTCCacgttaaataaaaaaaaataaaataaaaataatcgcTGCTTAAAGTTCTGATGATAATTGTGAGCTAAGAAGAAGGTGTAGCCGGTAGATGCTGATCCAAAACTTGTTGCCTATCAAAGTCCGTTCGTGTGGGTTTGTTGGCGTGCTGTTAAGAAGGTGCAAGTGTTGCTGAGGCTATGTGGGTTGAACAGGACGTACGTTTGCATGGTGTTGGAAGTTGTTCACCAAGGGTCAAGAGGTAAGTTTTTGGTACAAGTTTACGGTGGTCTTGGTCAGTTTATTTGAGCCGAGAAACCAGTAAAACAAGTAGCTCGGTGATAATACTAGGTGGAGGCGTGTGTTGGGGTGTGATcgtgtttaaaaagaaaaagaaaaagtcagAACTTGTTTTTTTAGAAGTGGAGATAAACAAGGAAATAGGTGGTTAATATGGGAATTTGAATTACTTAATAACTCCGATTACCAGCACAAAAGAGTGATCCTGATGCCGAGAGATGGGTTCTGTAGTTGTTGTGTGTTTAAGCTAAGAAAGAAGGGAAAAAAATGCAGCATCTGATGTTGTTAAATCTGGATTGATTGGCTGTAATGGTTCAAAACCATTGATCTCAATGAAGCTTGATTGTTGGTTGTTGTTTTGATTTGAGATTGGTGACGGAGAAGTCATGGAAACTAAAGTATTGGTTTGCGTTGACGTTGCTGCCATTGATGTTGCAGAGAAGGTTCGATGATGAAGACTGGAAGGATGTTGTTGCTTTGATCATCGTGATTACGTTGACGGAAGTGACATGGAATGAAGTTGGAGCTTGGCAGtgaatggatgatgaagattcagcCATGGAGTTGGTACTCATGAGATGAGATGTAGAAGTCCGAGTAGCAAAACAGGGAAGCTCGAGTTCAAAGTTTGGACAAAGAAGcagttagggtttcacgtccggcggaaaaaaaaaaaaaaaaggaaagtgttATTGAAAATTGTAACAGTATATGTGATTGTTACAAAGATTAGTGTTACAGTTGCAGAAGAACTGTTGCTGTCGAACTGTTACAGAAGTGTATCATGAGAAGTGTTACAGATTGTGAGTAAGTGTGACAATGGTGATGTAACAGTAAAAAAGTGTGATAGTTTCTGTTAGAGGTGTTGCAGAAAGCTGTTCAacatgttggaagaagtgaagtgtggttgaagagtttgtggcagaaacttagagatcctacaaagtgtggcagactttgtaaagacgacaagattgtaagagaatcttgaagaacaaagaagtgtgaaggtttcgcaaaaatagcgtgactggaacaagagaagaagaaacaacattcatgttgtgaagaaagaaaaaaaaaagagagaagaaaacaatcaccaagaggtgatgagaaaaagaacaacaataataggttgaaaccctatgagttgtcgagagagtacaaaaagtattctatcgaagaaaccaagaaaccaagagtacaagaagtattctacgaagggaaccgaaatgttctaaaactacgaagatgggaccgcaatgtccttaaactacgaagagaggaccgaaacgtccttaaactacgaagatggaactgaaatgttctaaaactacgaagatgggaccgcaatgtccttaaacttgcattgggaccgaaatgtccttaaactacgaagaggaccgaaatgtccttaaactacgaagataggaccgtaatgtccttaaactacgaaggggaccgaaacgtccttaaactacgaagaggactgaaacgtccttaaactatgatctgaagatttttttttcgcaaaagcgttggaagaaaaaaaaaagaaaaataaaaccgaagttaaatttctttggtccaagatgggcattcgtgatctacatgctccatcttgagggagggtattaggaaataatatatgagagtttatatttaagagatatgcacattaagttgtgagacttatattaggaaagtgtctatgtttagagtttgatcttagttagaaaagtaccttgagtggtcgtcaagtttgtgaacaatataaataggctgttgagccatgaaagttgacacaccgaattattatcaatgtagtcttttacgcttccgcgtttatactctcctctctcttgctcgatccttaacatggtatcagagcaggctatttgtgtcgagtcagttgaccgcacctttactccgcgtaatccgatttaattgtccacgtgtttgtaagacccgctgaggctacacgtgagggggcgtgttgagattattagtcccacatggttgggttatttaagatcctgcggttttcAGAAGATGTTGAATGAAAGAACGAGACAGAATGGCTTGAGTATGAAGTTTCTATTAGAGACGAAGGCGTAGTCCGTAACATATTGCTGGGTTCGTTATCgccggcaaatcaggagaaaagAGATGACTTAGCTGCGTCGTTTTGAAGTGGTGGTGAATTATTTTGAGCCAAGTAGACATGAACTGATGGAATTGGAGCTGTGTATTACCGAAAGAGAGATGGAGTTTGTTGCTGTAATGGTTCAAAACCATTGATCTCAATGAAGCTTGATTGTTGGTTGTTGTTTTGATTTGAGATTGGTGACGGAGAAGTCATGGAAACTAAAGTATTGGTTTGCGTTGACGTTGCTGCCATTGATGTTGCAGAGAAGGTTCGATGATGAAGACTGGAAGGATGTTGTTGCTTTGATCATCGTGATTACGTTGACGGAAGTGACATGGAATGAAGTTGGAGCTTGGCAGtgaatggatgatgaagattcagcCATGGAGTTGGTACTCATGAGATGAGATGTAGAAGTCCGAGTAGCAAAACAGGGAAGCTCGAGTTCAAAGTTTGGACAAAGAAGcagttagggtttcacgtccggcggaaaagaaaaagaaaaaaaaaaaaaaaagaagaaaaggaaagtgtTATTGTAAGTTAGTAACAGTGTGAGTGTTACAAAAGTTAGTGTTACAGTTGCAGAAGAACTGTTACAGATTAACAGTTAAGTGTTACTGAAG
This is a stretch of genomic DNA from Papaver somniferum cultivar HN1 chromosome 1, ASM357369v1, whole genome shotgun sequence. It encodes these proteins:
- the LOC113294538 gene encoding protein Asterix-like; its protein translation is MSSHGNSSSAASDPRQPSTARPYKPPTVLPQDLPFDYSGFIAIICGVTGVMFRYKLCSWLAIIFCAQSLASMKNFENDLKQISMAMMFAIMGLVTNYFGPARPGTQS